One Porphyromonas pogonae genomic region harbors:
- a CDS encoding helix-turn-helix and ligand-binding sensor domain-containing protein translates to MGSFEELGFFEKNGQNILVYHSLKRMIKNYRFQNDEVWTIHKVDGNIYFQTFSSYFVYNEKASTISHSKPFPAPLYFFTYNHKLYSQFIQDDFYELDHNVFKRLLARKQLHNDYIVALLPHDKDLLLVTSKNGILLYKPHTQSVSQWATSADMELKAATANRAIYHADSLYIIGTLKNGVFAIGKDGALKWHLNIRNGLHNNTVLGLYEDRDKNIWAALDNGISNIQTNSNIYLFEPSNVHIGLVEDILTYNNKLYAATNQGIYTYDPIQKNMYRLPEFDSQSWFVKRFGNQIITGNNIGTSFIVNDRNTPLKDVCTGGMDIKHSIINNQEVLLESTYTYLSLYRKNANGQWQYSNQIQGFYDLVNQIETDHMGNVWAGHMYKGVYKLRFDDKLTKVTEVKYFSIQDSVQKIASPVHVMKLRGRVIFSSGNRFYTYDDLNRRIIPYDQLNKDFPDAGNVHRIVSVSDTSFWFVRDNEYTFVSYSQQANKYKVQLRIPFSILNFPPSSGRGNVFVSEKGVSYLALNNGIAQFTPTNFHHRPNDTLRINTIWTYNRKKDKQDLMPVQEGLAIKYQNNNITFKFRYPDFSRRALVIESYLEGYDLRWNAMPKGLAVSYDNLPAGSYNLKARIIDDIGNELSSLSFAFSINKPWYKTDFAIVVYILLFWGGVLLFTRLYSQQIIEKKRKFYVQQEEERRQQLEKQERIITQLKNEKLETELVYKGKELASASMNLINHKEFLNLLKKEIQTNILSGRINRIEGNKLVKLINESMSGEDEWAIFQENFDLIHENFFRKLHHQYPLLTPTDMKLCALLRLNYTSKDIAKMLNLTTRGVEAARYRLRKKLHLPEDINLVSFMIEFK, encoded by the coding sequence GTGGGATCATTCGAAGAGTTAGGTTTTTTCGAGAAAAATGGACAAAACATTCTCGTTTATCATTCGCTGAAAAGGATGATCAAGAATTACCGCTTTCAGAATGATGAGGTATGGACCATCCACAAAGTCGACGGAAATATTTATTTCCAAACCTTCTCATCCTATTTCGTCTACAATGAGAAAGCTTCCACCATCTCTCACTCTAAGCCATTCCCCGCTCCGTTATATTTCTTCACCTATAATCACAAATTGTATTCACAGTTTATTCAAGATGACTTTTATGAGCTAGACCATAACGTTTTCAAGAGGTTACTCGCTCGTAAGCAACTGCACAATGACTACATCGTGGCATTACTCCCGCATGACAAAGACCTCTTGCTTGTAACCTCAAAAAACGGCATCCTTCTTTATAAACCTCACACCCAAAGCGTAAGTCAGTGGGCAACGAGTGCCGACATGGAGTTGAAAGCTGCAACCGCCAACCGCGCTATCTACCATGCCGACTCTCTTTATATTATAGGCACCCTTAAGAATGGAGTATTCGCTATCGGCAAAGACGGGGCACTAAAATGGCACCTTAATATCAGAAACGGCCTTCATAACAATACCGTATTAGGGCTGTACGAAGATCGAGACAAAAACATATGGGCTGCATTGGACAACGGCATATCGAATATCCAGACCAACTCAAATATTTACCTCTTCGAGCCATCGAATGTACACATAGGTCTCGTAGAAGACATCCTCACCTATAACAACAAGCTATATGCCGCTACAAATCAGGGCATATATACTTATGACCCAATTCAGAAAAATATGTACCGACTACCCGAATTTGACAGTCAATCATGGTTTGTCAAGCGTTTCGGTAATCAGATTATTACGGGAAATAACATAGGTACATCCTTCATAGTCAATGACCGCAATACACCTTTAAAGGATGTGTGTACGGGTGGTATGGATATCAAACACTCCATCATCAACAATCAGGAGGTTCTCCTCGAGTCTACTTACACTTATTTATCTTTATACCGCAAAAACGCCAATGGCCAGTGGCAGTACAGCAATCAGATCCAAGGTTTTTATGACCTCGTCAATCAGATTGAAACAGATCATATGGGGAATGTGTGGGCCGGTCATATGTACAAAGGGGTGTATAAGTTGCGCTTCGATGATAAACTTACCAAGGTTACAGAAGTAAAGTACTTTTCCATTCAGGATTCTGTGCAAAAGATAGCATCACCCGTCCATGTCATGAAGCTGCGCGGAAGAGTTATTTTTAGTAGCGGTAATAGATTCTATACTTATGATGATCTCAACCGCAGAATAATACCATACGATCAGCTCAACAAAGACTTCCCTGATGCCGGCAACGTGCATCGGATAGTCTCGGTATCGGATACATCTTTTTGGTTTGTACGGGACAATGAGTACACATTCGTCTCCTACTCACAACAAGCTAACAAATACAAAGTACAGCTGCGCATACCATTCAGCATACTCAATTTCCCTCCCAGTTCCGGGCGAGGCAATGTATTTGTAAGCGAAAAGGGTGTCTCGTATCTTGCTCTCAACAACGGCATAGCCCAATTTACCCCAACAAACTTCCATCATCGCCCAAACGATACATTGCGAATAAATACCATATGGACTTACAATAGGAAGAAAGATAAACAAGACCTTATGCCCGTGCAAGAAGGATTGGCGATCAAATATCAGAACAATAACATTACATTCAAATTCCGGTATCCTGATTTTTCAAGGAGAGCATTGGTTATAGAAAGTTATCTGGAAGGCTATGACTTGCGGTGGAATGCCATGCCCAAAGGTCTTGCCGTATCCTATGACAACCTCCCCGCCGGGAGCTACAATCTCAAAGCCAGAATAATCGATGATATAGGTAACGAGCTCTCAAGCCTCTCATTTGCATTCAGTATAAATAAGCCCTGGTACAAGACCGACTTTGCCATAGTGGTGTATATCCTGTTGTTCTGGGGAGGTGTACTCCTATTCACTCGTCTTTATTCACAGCAGATTATAGAAAAGAAAAGGAAGTTCTATGTGCAGCAGGAGGAAGAAAGACGTCAGCAACTCGAGAAGCAAGAGCGTATCATCACACAACTCAAGAATGAGAAGCTCGAGACAGAACTGGTATACAAGGGCAAAGAATTGGCGAGCGCATCTATGAACCTCATCAATCATAAAGAGTTTCTCAATCTCCTCAAAAAAGAAATCCAAACCAATATCCTTTCCGGGCGCATCAACAGGATTGAGGGTAATAAACTGGTAAAACTCATCAATGAGAGTATGTCGGGAGAAGATGAATGGGCTATTTTTCAAGAGAATTTCGACCTCATTCATGAGAATTTCTTCCGCAAACTTCACCACCAATACCCATTACTCACCCCTACGGATATGAAGCTGTGCGCACTGCTGAGACTAAACTACACCTCGAAAGATATTGCCAAAATGCTCAACCTTACAACTCGAGGTGTCGAAGCAGCACGCTATCGCTTGCGAAAAAAGCTCCATCTCCCTGAGGACATTAATCTGGTTTCGTTTATGATAGAGTTCAAATAG